From Pararhodobacter zhoushanensis, the proteins below share one genomic window:
- a CDS encoding C40 family peptidase → MSWSDRFLGIPFADLGRTRAGCDCWGLACVIYRHELRITLPDYLGGYASADEHREIAALIAGETAAPLWQPVTGPAAPFDIAVFRRGRFATHVGVVIRPGLMIHMAGEDQSKVERYAEGPWHSRFAGHFRHASRAVERPVQLISEAPR, encoded by the coding sequence ATGAGCTGGTCTGATCGTTTCCTCGGCATCCCCTTCGCCGACCTCGGCCGCACCCGCGCGGGCTGCGACTGCTGGGGGCTGGCGTGCGTGATTTATCGGCACGAGCTGCGCATCACCCTGCCCGACTATCTCGGCGGCTATGCCTCGGCCGACGAGCACCGCGAGATCGCGGCGCTGATCGCTGGCGAGACCGCCGCGCCGCTCTGGCAGCCGGTCACCGGTCCCGCCGCCCCCTTCGATATCGCCGTCTTCCGGCGCGGCCGCTTTGCAACCCATGTCGGCGTCGTCATCCGCCCCGGCCTCATGATCCACATGGCCGGTGAGGATCAATCAAAGGTCGAGCGCTACGCCGAGGGGCCGTGGCACAGCCGGTTTGCCGGGCATTTCCGGCACGCTTCAAGGGCTGTTGAACGGCCCGTTCAACTGATCAGCGAGGCCCCCCGATGA
- a CDS encoding Mu-like prophage major head subunit gpT family protein, which translates to MLVNAANLDALRVGYKSTFQGALSQAPSQHLRVSTVVSASTKEQKYGWLGKIPNVREWLGPRAVQNLAQHDYSIREKPWELTIAVDKDDIETDNLGIYAPLFAEMGLSAGSKWDQLVFALLKDGFTTECYDGQPFFDTDHPVLAEDGQTMLTVSNTGGGSGTPWFLLDTNRALKPIILQKRRDFTFTSITDLSSPNVFMNREFVYGTDARANVGFGFWQFAYGSKQTLNAAAYAAARASLSSLKGDHGRPLGLMPNLLVVPPALESAARKILNSEFAAGGETNEWKGTAELLVVPWLA; encoded by the coding sequence ATGCTCGTCAATGCCGCCAATCTTGACGCCCTGCGCGTCGGCTACAAATCCACTTTCCAGGGCGCGCTGTCGCAAGCCCCGTCCCAGCACCTGCGCGTGTCCACCGTCGTCTCTGCCTCGACCAAGGAGCAGAAATACGGCTGGCTGGGCAAGATCCCCAATGTGCGCGAATGGCTCGGGCCGCGCGCCGTGCAGAACCTCGCCCAGCACGACTACTCGATCCGCGAGAAGCCCTGGGAGCTGACCATCGCCGTCGACAAGGACGACATCGAGACCGACAATCTCGGCATCTATGCCCCGCTCTTTGCCGAGATGGGCCTCTCGGCGGGCTCGAAGTGGGACCAGCTGGTGTTCGCGCTCCTGAAGGACGGCTTCACCACCGAGTGCTACGACGGCCAGCCGTTCTTTGACACCGATCATCCGGTGCTGGCCGAGGACGGCCAGACCATGCTCACCGTGTCGAACACCGGCGGCGGCTCGGGCACGCCGTGGTTTCTGCTCGATACCAACCGCGCGCTGAAGCCGATCATCCTGCAAAAGCGGCGCGACTTCACCTTCACCTCGATCACCGACTTGAGCAGCCCCAACGTCTTCATGAACCGCGAGTTCGTCTATGGCACGGATGCCCGCGCCAATGTCGGCTTCGGGTTCTGGCAGTTTGCCTATGGCTCGAAGCAAACGCTCAACGCCGCCGCCTATGCCGCCGCCCGCGCATCGCTCTCCAGCCTGAAGGGCGATCACGGCCGCCCGCTGGGGCTGATGCCGAACCTGCTGGTCGTGCCGCCCGCGCTGGAAAGTGCCGCGCGCAAGATCCTAAACAGCGAGTTCGCCGCCGGGGGCGAGACCAACGAGTGGAAAGGCACCGCCGAGCTGCTCGTCGTGCCCTGGCTGGCGTGA
- a CDS encoding helix-hairpin-helix domain-containing protein, which translates to MDDLTRIKGIGTGSAKALAGAGIASFAALAGVDPAAPPEVAGLRSPDWAAWIAQAATLAATGADQGGTDPHTAPATMPPASTPEPTPATGTLLVTGPKRGRWRAGWHFGPEPVRLALADPTDEERAAIEADPTLTVEFEAEPEA; encoded by the coding sequence ATGGATGATCTGACCCGCATCAAGGGGATCGGCACGGGCAGCGCGAAGGCGCTGGCCGGGGCCGGTATCGCCAGCTTTGCCGCTCTGGCCGGTGTTGACCCCGCCGCCCCGCCCGAGGTTGCAGGTCTGCGCAGCCCGGACTGGGCGGCATGGATTGCGCAGGCAGCAACGCTGGCGGCAACCGGGGCGGACCAAGGGGGCACAGATCCCCACACCGCCCCGGCCACCATGCCACCGGCTTCAACGCCTGAGCCGACCCCGGCCACTGGCACCCTCCTCGTCACCGGCCCGAAGCGCGGCCGCTGGCGCGCGGGCTGGCACTTTGGCCCGGAGCCGGTGCGCTTGGCCCTGGCCGATCCCACCGACGAGGAACGCGCCGCCATCGAGGCCGACCCCACGCTCACTGTCGAGTTCGAGGCCGAGCCTGAAGCCTGA
- a CDS encoding phage tail tube protein produces MIYFNEKIFLLALESTYGTAPALAASDAILATEIRIMPMEGQDLSRNLERPHLGAQATIPVDLHAKMSFKVELVGSGTAGTPPVVGKLLRALGCAQTIVVDTSVTYNPVSRSHESVAAHLWIGDTRFALIGARGTGTIRVNASGIPVLEVELTGLWTAPSEAVRVEPDLDDQLEADVMAATTANTPVFTVNAVSLVMRSFALTLGNQVEPRFLIGAERVLITGRQETLETTVEALPLTTLNPFALAKARTQVPVALTHGTVAGNIVSLAVPRAQMQRLQGIDEQQGIAEWPLRLVPQPDAGNDQWTLSFT; encoded by the coding sequence ATGATCTACTTCAATGAGAAGATCTTTCTGCTGGCGCTGGAAAGCACCTATGGCACGGCGCCTGCCCTGGCCGCCTCGGACGCGATCCTCGCCACCGAGATCCGCATCATGCCGATGGAAGGCCAGGATCTGTCGCGCAATCTGGAACGCCCGCATCTGGGGGCTCAGGCGACGATCCCCGTCGATCTGCACGCCAAGATGAGCTTCAAGGTCGAGCTGGTGGGCTCCGGCACCGCTGGCACGCCGCCCGTGGTCGGTAAGCTGCTGCGCGCGCTGGGATGTGCCCAGACCATCGTGGTCGATACCTCGGTCACCTACAACCCGGTGAGCCGCAGCCACGAGAGCGTCGCCGCGCATCTGTGGATCGGCGACACGCGCTTTGCGCTGATCGGCGCGCGCGGTACCGGCACGATCCGCGTCAACGCCAGCGGCATTCCGGTCCTCGAGGTCGAATTGACCGGGCTCTGGACCGCGCCGTCCGAGGCCGTCCGCGTTGAGCCCGATCTCGACGATCAGCTCGAGGCCGACGTCATGGCCGCCACGACGGCCAACACGCCCGTCTTCACCGTGAACGCCGTCAGCTTGGTGATGCGCAGCTTCGCCCTCACTCTCGGCAACCAGGTCGAGCCGCGCTTCCTGATCGGCGCCGAGCGCGTGCTGATCACCGGACGGCAAGAAACGCTCGAGACCACCGTCGAGGCTCTGCCCCTGACCACGCTCAACCCCTTCGCGCTGGCCAAGGCCCGCACGCAGGTGCCGGTTGCGCTGACCCATGGGACCGTTGCCGGGAACATCGTGTCCCTGGCGGTACCGCGCGCCCAGATGCAGCGCCTGCAAGGCATCGACGAGCAGCAGGGCATCGCCGAGTGGCCCCTGCGCCTCGTGCCCCAGCCCGATGCCGGCAACGACCAGTGGACGCTGTCCTTCACCTGA
- a CDS encoding gp436 family protein: protein MTYATLLTLTDRFGAETLERLTDRADPPSGAIDEGVVDRALADTDGVIDGYLRARYVTPLVEVPPQIVDIALSIAFYRLHRWEPDPKIRRDYDDALRSLREIASGTIRLTALTVEPTATGETGARLTDRERPFTAQNLKGFI, encoded by the coding sequence ATGACCTACGCCACACTGCTCACGCTCACCGATCGCTTTGGCGCGGAGACGCTGGAACGCCTGACGGATCGCGCCGATCCGCCTTCGGGCGCGATCGACGAGGGCGTCGTGGACCGCGCGCTCGCCGATACGGACGGGGTGATCGATGGCTATCTGCGGGCGCGGTACGTCACGCCCTTGGTCGAGGTGCCGCCGCAGATCGTGGACATCGCACTATCCATCGCCTTCTACCGCCTGCACCGCTGGGAACCCGATCCCAAGATCCGCCGCGACTATGACGACGCCCTGCGCAGCCTGCGCGAGATCGCCAGCGGCACGATCCGCCTGACCGCGTTGACGGTGGAGCCGACCGCCACCGGCGAGACCGGCGCGCGGCTGACCGACCGCGAGCGGCCCTTCACGGCGCAGAACCTCAAGGGCTTCATCTGA
- a CDS encoding phage tail assembly chaperone encodes MLKIARNPEFTHDVTVRVPVDGGFADQKFKARFRVIPWAELNVFERDADEQTRMVWVGWDGIVDDADVPIPFSDSMRDTLISLPFVRMAVLNAYVDAVAGAKRGN; translated from the coding sequence ATGCTCAAGATCGCCCGCAACCCCGAGTTCACCCATGACGTCACCGTCCGCGTGCCGGTCGATGGCGGCTTTGCCGACCAGAAGTTCAAGGCGCGGTTTCGTGTGATCCCGTGGGCCGAGCTCAACGTCTTCGAGCGCGATGCCGACGAACAGACCCGTATGGTCTGGGTCGGCTGGGACGGCATCGTCGATGACGCGGACGTGCCGATCCCCTTCTCGGACAGCATGCGCGACACGCTGATCAGCCTGCCCTTCGTGCGCATGGCGGTGCTGAACGCCTATGTCGACGCGGTCGCGGGCGCCAAGCGGGGAAACTGA
- a CDS encoding phage protease produces the protein MNTSPTIALLQAAPLPDDTAVAWVHLLPAGTITTQDGRGPYRVEDPARLIADSLQGERGGTAKLPIDENHAIDLAAPRGEASPSRGWIVELQARADGIWGKVDWTATGRALLSDRAYLALSPAIAHDATGRVLRILRASLVNRPNLRGLTALHQEDPMSLSQRLAALLGLQTDATEDVLVERVTTLHQAAPQATALQAQMAEIGTALGVAQDAEPAVILNAVRAKAPSSDTAVVALQTELATVTTQLNALRDSAAQERATVFVDGEIKRGRVGVKPLREHYIAMHMTDAARVEKELGALPILGSGGTLATTPAPSADGKIALQAEQREAVRLGGFDPEAYAAVLKSEQEEAR, from the coding sequence ATGAACACGAGCCCCACCATCGCCCTCTTGCAGGCTGCCCCCCTGCCCGACGACACCGCCGTCGCCTGGGTGCACCTGCTGCCCGCTGGCACCATCACCACGCAAGACGGGCGCGGGCCGTACCGCGTCGAGGATCCGGCGCGGCTGATCGCCGACAGTCTGCAGGGCGAGCGCGGGGGAACGGCCAAACTCCCCATCGACGAGAACCACGCGATTGATCTCGCCGCCCCGCGCGGCGAGGCCTCGCCGTCACGCGGCTGGATTGTCGAGCTGCAAGCCCGCGCCGACGGCATCTGGGGCAAGGTTGACTGGACCGCCACCGGGCGGGCGCTGCTCTCGGACCGCGCCTATCTCGCCCTCTCCCCCGCCATTGCCCATGACGCCACCGGCCGCGTGCTGCGCATCCTGCGCGCCTCGCTCGTCAACCGTCCCAATCTGCGCGGGCTGACCGCGCTTCACCAGGAGGACCCTATGTCCCTGTCCCAACGCCTGGCCGCCCTGCTCGGCCTGCAGACTGATGCCACCGAGGATGTGCTGGTCGAGCGCGTCACCACCCTGCACCAGGCCGCGCCGCAAGCCACCGCCCTGCAAGCGCAGATGGCCGAGATCGGCACCGCTCTGGGGGTCGCGCAAGATGCCGAGCCCGCAGTCATCCTGAACGCCGTGCGCGCCAAAGCACCCAGCAGCGACACCGCCGTCGTCGCGCTGCAGACCGAGCTCGCCACCGTCACCACCCAGCTCAACGCCTTGCGCGACTCCGCCGCCCAGGAGCGCGCGACGGTGTTCGTCGACGGCGAGATCAAGCGTGGCCGGGTCGGCGTCAAACCCCTGCGCGAGCACTACATCGCCATGCACATGACGGATGCCGCCCGCGTCGAGAAAGAGCTGGGCGCCCTGCCCATTCTGGGCTCGGGCGGCACGCTGGCCACCACCCCCGCCCCCTCCGCCGACGGCAAGATCGCCCTGCAGGCCGAGCAGCGCGAGGCGGTGCGCCTCGGCGGCTTTGACCCCGAGGCCTATGCCGCCGTTCTCAAATCCGAGCAAGAGGAGGCCCGCTGA
- a CDS encoding phage virion morphogenesis protein, with amino-acid sequence MITIDIDDDAILSALDRVARAVTDLQPVLQDIGETMVETTRERFMTGVSPDGVAWAPKSEATLARYRRLPGKTDTRPLWGPSGDLHTLFAAQASATEVSWGTNVIYSAVMQFGATKGEFGENAAGYPIPWGDIPARPFLGVSDEDRNSIISALNDWLMQAWGSE; translated from the coding sequence ATGATCACCATCGACATTGACGACGACGCCATCCTGAGCGCCCTCGACCGGGTGGCGCGGGCGGTGACCGATCTGCAGCCCGTTCTGCAGGACATCGGCGAGACCATGGTTGAGACCACGCGCGAGCGGTTTATGACCGGCGTTTCTCCTGACGGCGTGGCCTGGGCGCCAAAGTCCGAGGCCACGCTGGCACGGTACCGCAGGCTGCCGGGCAAGACCGACACGCGCCCACTCTGGGGGCCAAGTGGCGATCTGCACACGCTCTTCGCCGCGCAGGCGAGTGCCACCGAGGTCAGCTGGGGGACGAACGTGATCTATTCCGCCGTCATGCAATTCGGGGCGACCAAGGGGGAGTTTGGCGAGAACGCCGCCGGGTATCCGATCCCCTGGGGCGATATCCCCGCCCGACCCTTCCTCGGGGTGTCCGATGAGGACCGAAACAGCATCATTTCGGCGTTGAACGACTGGCTGATGCAGGCGTGGGGCTCGGAGTGA
- a CDS encoding phage tail terminator protein produces the protein MLEATLQRLAARVPGLVGRLRGAAEFSALVASNDIRQVQAGAYVLAMSLAGGQARAATGAFVQEVEEGLSVILTQRAEDPLGGTGRDWIITQRDAVIAALAGWVPTGAPGPMRLKRGQMLNVARGLLVYQLDLAVASQLRIDPR, from the coding sequence ATGCTGGAGGCCACCCTCCAGCGCCTTGCAGCGCGCGTACCCGGTCTGGTCGGCCGGTTGCGCGGGGCGGCCGAATTCTCCGCCCTCGTCGCGTCCAACGACATCCGCCAGGTGCAAGCGGGCGCCTATGTGCTGGCCATGTCGCTGGCCGGTGGTCAGGCGCGCGCCGCCACCGGGGCCTTTGTGCAGGAGGTTGAGGAAGGCCTGAGCGTCATCCTCACCCAGCGCGCCGAAGATCCGCTCGGCGGCACGGGACGCGACTGGATCATCACCCAGCGCGACGCGGTGATTGCGGCGCTCGCTGGCTGGGTCCCCACCGGCGCGCCGGGTCCGATGCGGCTCAAGCGCGGCCAGATGCTCAACGTGGCGCGCGGGCTGCTGGTCTACCAGCTCGACCTCGCCGTCGCCTCCCAACTCAGGATCGATCCGCGATGA
- a CDS encoding DUF1799 domain-containing protein produces the protein MRPPRTQGAGACAACPAEDPPDDGLWPEHVDAFAAFLAVAGQWRCTALPNGALIWMGLDYTAAQAGLTLAGLAPCAETWNDLRQIEAGAIEELNLVR, from the coding sequence ATGAGGCCACCGAGGACGCAAGGCGCTGGGGCCTGCGCCGCGTGCCCGGCCGAAGACCCCCCCGATGACGGTCTCTGGCCCGAGCACGTCGACGCCTTCGCTGCCTTCCTCGCCGTCGCCGGTCAATGGCGCTGCACGGCGCTTCCCAACGGCGCCTTGATCTGGATGGGCCTCGATTACACCGCCGCGCAGGCCGGGCTGACGCTCGCTGGCCTCGCGCCCTGCGCAGAAACATGGAACGACCTCCGGCAGATCGAAGCCGGGGCCATCGAGGAGCTGAACCTTGTCCGGTGA
- a CDS encoding phage tail length tape measure family protein, producing the protein MSGENLHLSMLLTAQADQARRELAATAQAARELAKAGPEVTGAMAPAKTALEGTARSAEALRTVAPAVATAFAPLSTTLTGTATAANTLQGAVAGLNRQTSAQSAELAATATETAAYRAELDRVRAQFNPLFAASRAYEQQLRDIADAERLGALGAQEAAAARDRASASLAPMTGTMTGLGRATSVNVMHTANLAAQFNDISVMALAMQNPLQLAMQQGTQINQVFTQMGGHRAAIRGLGPALMSIVSPASLATIGMIALGTMGVQALLSMRDGAASVDDALADLDERITALRETARLATPGGLEEAEARYGRITAEVERLIEARERLALIDARAALDAASATIGQTAGGRWYDFTLTDEASGVLALRRNLDLGRRDAEILRAEITRLGTLHEPAELAEQYGQLARMVEAVITGLGATDERRQFLADLLAAEDRARQIVALLESRGQQDTRRGAQMLADLEAEAAIRQAITRYGEDSRLVAELRVAAERRAFGETLRTLDISDALKDQLRQAWEAANGLAGTDMASGVARARAEAQAMADEIMRALNAAQSLSAQGAAALEDARIRSRYTDPVNQAYQLAAASMRRAQGVRRDGAEGVELAALDAEVNAAGRAAAEVARLNQERTALNRSRRDGARASAQEREAVLELISGLQTEIDLLRETDPVQQEMIRQREVLAAATQAERDQIEELIATRQRETEAQEASTRAMEGVRDLGRETLRGIIDDLRSGASAGEILTNVLDRVLDKIIEIGTEQLSDGLFGASGSSSGGLLGQLFGSLFGVKFNAKGAVVGAPTLFAYGDQPGQLGVMGEAGPEAIMPLSHAMGAGVGALIDGRETTLPLTRLASGKLGVAMPSGFAPQPFAQGGSFGHIPAPPTRAAANAQAATPAVVQLQPVLVNNTGTPMQVETEETTDARGQRQQKYILSEAVSAGLATPGGRGGQTLRSVYGLSRMSRRRQA; encoded by the coding sequence TTGTCCGGTGAGAATCTGCACCTGAGCATGCTCTTGACCGCGCAGGCCGATCAGGCCCGGCGCGAGCTGGCGGCTACCGCTCAGGCCGCACGCGAGCTCGCCAAGGCAGGCCCGGAGGTGACGGGCGCGATGGCACCGGCGAAGACGGCACTTGAGGGCACCGCCAGAAGCGCCGAAGCCCTGCGCACCGTCGCCCCCGCTGTCGCGACCGCCTTTGCGCCCCTCAGCACCACCCTCACCGGCACCGCCACCGCCGCCAACACCCTGCAGGGCGCCGTCGCCGGTCTGAACCGCCAGACCAGCGCGCAAAGTGCCGAGCTGGCCGCAACGGCGACGGAAACTGCCGCCTACCGCGCCGAGCTCGACCGGGTGCGCGCCCAGTTCAATCCGCTCTTCGCGGCATCCCGCGCCTATGAGCAGCAGCTGCGCGACATCGCCGACGCCGAGCGTCTGGGGGCGCTGGGGGCGCAAGAAGCCGCCGCCGCGCGCGACCGCGCCAGCGCCAGCCTCGCGCCGATGACCGGGACCATGACCGGGCTTGGCCGCGCGACCTCGGTCAACGTCATGCACACCGCCAACCTGGCCGCGCAGTTCAACGATATCAGTGTCATGGCGCTGGCCATGCAAAACCCGCTGCAACTCGCCATGCAGCAAGGCACCCAGATCAACCAGGTGTTCACCCAGATGGGCGGGCACCGGGCCGCGATCCGCGGCCTCGGTCCCGCGCTGATGTCGATCGTCAGCCCGGCCTCGCTGGCAACCATCGGCATGATCGCCCTCGGCACCATGGGCGTGCAGGCGCTCCTGTCGATGCGCGACGGTGCCGCGTCTGTTGACGACGCACTGGCCGATCTCGACGAGCGCATCACCGCCCTGCGCGAGACCGCGCGCCTCGCAACACCCGGCGGGCTCGAAGAGGCCGAGGCGCGCTATGGCCGCATCACAGCTGAGGTCGAGCGCCTGATCGAGGCCCGCGAGCGGCTCGCGCTGATCGACGCCCGCGCCGCCCTCGATGCCGCCAGCGCCACCATTGGCCAGACCGCAGGCGGGCGCTGGTATGACTTCACGCTTACGGATGAAGCCAGCGGCGTGCTGGCCCTGCGCCGCAACCTCGATCTCGGGCGCCGCGATGCCGAGATCCTGCGCGCCGAGATCACCCGGCTGGGTACCCTGCACGAGCCTGCCGAACTCGCCGAGCAATACGGCCAGCTCGCCCGGATGGTCGAGGCGGTGATCACCGGGCTTGGTGCCACCGATGAGCGCCGCCAGTTCCTCGCCGATCTGCTCGCCGCCGAGGACCGCGCGCGCCAGATCGTCGCGCTGCTCGAGAGCCGGGGCCAGCAAGACACCCGGCGCGGCGCGCAGATGCTCGCCGACCTTGAGGCTGAGGCCGCGATCCGTCAGGCTATCACCCGCTACGGTGAGGACAGCCGCCTCGTCGCCGAACTCCGCGTTGCGGCCGAGCGCCGCGCCTTTGGCGAGACCCTGCGCACGCTCGATATCAGCGACGCGCTCAAAGACCAGCTGCGGCAGGCCTGGGAGGCCGCCAACGGGCTGGCCGGCACCGACATGGCCTCGGGCGTGGCGCGTGCCCGCGCCGAGGCGCAGGCGATGGCCGACGAGATCATGCGCGCGCTGAATGCGGCGCAAAGCCTCTCGGCCCAAGGGGCGGCTGCGCTGGAAGACGCGCGGATCCGGTCACGCTACACCGACCCGGTCAATCAGGCCTATCAGCTCGCCGCTGCAAGCATGCGCCGCGCCCAGGGCGTGCGCCGCGATGGCGCCGAGGGCGTGGAACTCGCCGCGCTCGATGCCGAGGTCAACGCCGCCGGGCGCGCCGCCGCCGAAGTCGCCCGCCTCAATCAGGAGCGCACCGCCCTTAACCGTTCCCGCCGCGATGGTGCCCGCGCCAGTGCTCAGGAACGCGAGGCCGTGCTCGAGCTGATCTCCGGGCTGCAGACCGAGATTGACCTCTTGCGCGAGACCGATCCCGTCCAGCAGGAGATGATCCGCCAGCGCGAGGTGCTTGCCGCCGCAACGCAGGCCGAGCGCGACCAGATCGAGGAGCTCATCGCCACCCGTCAGCGCGAGACAGAAGCGCAGGAGGCCAGCACGCGGGCGATGGAAGGCGTGCGCGATCTCGGCCGTGAGACCCTGCGGGGCATCATCGACGATCTGCGCAGCGGCGCCTCGGCAGGCGAGATCCTGACCAACGTGCTCGACCGCGTGCTCGACAAGATCATCGAGATCGGCACCGAGCAGCTCTCGGATGGTTTGTTCGGGGCCAGCGGCTCCTCCTCGGGCGGGTTGCTCGGGCAGCTCTTTGGCAGCCTCTTTGGCGTCAAGTTCAACGCCAAGGGGGCCGTCGTCGGTGCCCCCACCCTCTTTGCCTATGGCGATCAGCCCGGCCAACTCGGCGTGATGGGCGAGGCAGGCCCCGAGGCGATCATGCCGCTGTCGCACGCCATGGGCGCAGGCGTTGGCGCGTTGATCGACGGTCGTGAGACAACCCTGCCGCTCACCCGGCTGGCCTCGGGCAAGCTCGGCGTCGCCATGCCCTCGGGCTTTGCGCCGCAGCCCTTCGCGCAAGGCGGCAGCTTTGGCCACATCCCTGCACCGCCGACCCGGGCAGCGGCGAATGCCCAGGCGGCAACGCCCGCCGTGGTCCAGCTGCAGCCGGTGCTGGTCAACAACACCGGCACGCCGATGCAGGTTGAGACTGAAGAGACCACCGACGCGCGCGGCCAGCGCCAGCAGAAATACATCCTCTCCGAGGCGGTCAGCGCAGGCCTGGCAACGCCGGGCGGGCGCGGCGGGCAAACCCTGCGCAGCGTCTACGGCCTCAGCCGCATGAGCCGGAGGCGGCAGGCATGA